From the genome of Triticum aestivum cultivar Chinese Spring chromosome 3B, IWGSC CS RefSeq v2.1, whole genome shotgun sequence, one region includes:
- the LOC123064228 gene encoding lysine-rich arabinogalactan protein 19 has translation MAPQLRPWGRLLALAALLAVAAAQSSPAAAPATPTPVAVPTAPAQSPPAPATPAPTTTPVTPAPTATPVAPAKPPPAVAPVKPPPVVAPVSAPPPVVTPPPVTPPPVKAPPPVTPPPVSAPPPATPPPAAAPAEAPAVLPPVATPPPVAEAPAVLPPAEAPSKSKNKHKRKRSGKKKSPAPAPEPLSPPAPIAPEPTTVEDVSGPAPSANDLSGSARQYAHWGIVVQTAMAALLLSLAW, from the exons ATGGCGCCGCAGCTCCGGCCATGGGGCCGCCTCCTGGCGCTCGCGGCCCTCCTCGCGGTGGCCGCGGCGCAGTCGTCGCCCGCAGCGGCGCCGGCCACGCCCACGCCGGTGGCAGTGCCCACGGCGCCCGCCCAGTCCCCTCCCGCGCCGGCCACGCCCGCGCCCACTACCACCCCAGTCACTCCCGCGCCCACTGCCACCCCTGTTGCGCCCGCTAAGCCGCCCCCGGCTGTCGCGCCGGTCAAGCCGCCTCCGGTGGTCGCGCCCGTGTCCGCGCCACCGCCCGTCGTGACGCCTCCTCCCGTGACGCCACCGCCGGTGAAGGCGCCTCCTCCGGTGACACCGCCCCCGGTCTCGGCGCCCCCGCCAGCAACGCCACCCCCGGCGGCCGCCCCGGCCGAGGCACCCGCGGTGCTCCCCCCAGTGGCGACGCCCCCGCCCGTGGCCGAGGCGCCCGCGGTGCTGCCTCCGGCCGAGGCTCCGTCCAAGAGCAAGAACAAGCACAAGAGAAAGAGGAGCGGGAAGAAGAAGTCGCCCGCCCCCGCGCCGGAGCCGCTCAGCCCGCCGGCCCCCATCGCGCCCGAGCCCACCACCGTCGAGGACGTGTCCGGCCCCGCACCCTCCGCCAACGATCTG AGCGGGAGCGCCCGGCAGTACGCGCACTGGGGGATCGTCGTGCAGACCGCCATGGCCGCGCTTCTGCTATCGCTAGCCTGGTGA